One part of the Truepera radiovictrix DSM 17093 genome encodes these proteins:
- a CDS encoding response regulator, whose product MEQQAAQEVPSAAIRILLVDDHAVVRQGLRFFLEPDDGLVVVGEARDGEEALQQVAALTAAGGGPLVVLMDLLMPVKDGVAATREIKARYPEVEVLAITSVLEDRLVAGAVQAGATGYLLKDTDAEGLVEAIYAAARGEVRLHPEAAKRLLRSVRTSDMREALTARETDILRHIGRGESNKEIAAALGLSELTVKTHVSRLLSKLGLASRTQAALFALKEGLVSLE is encoded by the coding sequence ATGGAACAGCAGGCAGCACAGGAGGTGCCGTCAGCGGCGATCCGCATCCTGCTCGTCGACGACCACGCGGTCGTGCGCCAGGGGCTGCGGTTTTTTCTGGAGCCCGACGACGGGCTCGTCGTCGTCGGCGAGGCGCGCGACGGCGAGGAGGCGCTGCAGCAGGTCGCCGCGCTCACGGCGGCGGGGGGCGGCCCACTCGTCGTGTTGATGGACCTCCTGATGCCCGTCAAAGACGGGGTCGCGGCGACGCGCGAGATCAAAGCGCGCTACCCCGAGGTCGAAGTGCTGGCGATCACCAGCGTTTTGGAGGACCGCCTCGTGGCGGGCGCGGTGCAGGCGGGGGCGACGGGCTACTTGCTCAAAGATACCGACGCCGAGGGGCTCGTCGAGGCGATCTACGCCGCCGCGCGCGGCGAGGTGCGGCTCCACCCGGAGGCCGCCAAGCGCCTCCTAAGGAGCGTGCGCACGAGCGACATGCGCGAGGCCCTGACGGCGCGCGAAACCGATATCCTGCGCCACATCGGGCGCGGCGAGTCGAACAAGGAGATCGCCGCGGCGCTCGGGCTCTCCGAGCTGACGGTCAAAACGCACGTCTCGCGGCTGCTCTCCAAGCTCGGCCTCGCTTCGCGCACCCAAGCCGCGCTCTTCGCGCTTAAAGAGGGGCTCGTCAGCCTTGAGTGA
- a CDS encoding cytochrome c oxidase subunit 2A — protein MNESPTPPEPERPVSEGAPQGAPPPEPPTAPPPEAPGSPSGAVFITTFLLVVILLLWFATFFLNAARG, from the coding sequence GTGAACGAGTCACCCACCCCACCCGAGCCGGAGCGCCCGGTGAGCGAAGGGGCGCCGCAGGGCGCCCCCCCGCCGGAACCGCCTACCGCGCCCCCCCCCGAAGCGCCCGGTTCCCCCAGCGGGGCGGTCTTTATCACCACCTTTTTGCTCGTCGTGATCCTGCTGCTCTGGTTCGCGACCTTTTTCCTCAACGCGGCGCGGGGTTGA
- a CDS encoding cbb3-type cytochrome c oxidase subunit I: MAVSTAALPHAATAHPEKRVTLAFLLTGLLALLVGALLGPFQALNYAGINLYDALPFLRSYYQGLTLHGVLNAFVFTTFFISGILLYLPARELDLRPDMTLAWGSYVTMLLGLVLAAWAVLSNTSTVLYTFYPPLQGHWAFYLGLTLVVLASTAVGFETIRLRARWKRQNPDKVTPLVTYMSVVTWLMWWLATTGIVLEMVFLLLPWSFGLIGGVDPELARTLFWWTGHPIVYFWVLPAYVSWYALLPRQAGGELVSDSLARLAFIMFLLFSVPVGFHHQFTDPGVPAPWKITHSLLTMMVGIPSLLTAFTVGASLELGGRRRGGRGVLGWIPKLPWRDPSFTAQVLAMVSFIFGGAGGIVLASFNLNILLHNTAWVPGHFHITVGTATTLTFLGLTFWLVPHLTKKPLFAPRMALASAWAWFGGMMIFAFGMHWQGYLAVPRRAQISALTGNWEGAYANAAVPMFFTGLSGVVLLTAVLLYFTVLFGTLFSRRKLPDGEVPAIPFSRTVALRSEGVLRVMDTLRAWFALAVLLVIVAYGPTVISMWLDQLPVPGVRYW; the protein is encoded by the coding sequence ATGGCCGTTAGCACCGCCGCTCTGCCGCACGCCGCCACCGCGCACCCCGAAAAACGGGTGACGCTCGCCTTTCTGTTGACGGGGCTTCTGGCGCTCCTCGTGGGGGCGCTGTTGGGCCCCTTCCAGGCGCTCAACTACGCCGGCATCAACCTTTACGACGCGCTCCCCTTTCTGCGCTCGTACTACCAGGGTCTGACGCTGCACGGGGTTTTAAACGCCTTCGTCTTCACCACCTTTTTTATCAGCGGCATCCTGCTCTACCTGCCCGCGCGCGAGCTCGACCTGCGCCCGGACATGACGCTCGCCTGGGGGTCGTACGTGACGATGCTCCTCGGCCTCGTCTTGGCCGCTTGGGCGGTTTTAAGCAACACCTCGACGGTGCTCTACACCTTCTACCCCCCCCTGCAGGGGCACTGGGCGTTCTATTTGGGGCTCACGCTGGTGGTCTTGGCGAGCACCGCGGTGGGCTTTGAGACCATCCGCCTGCGGGCGCGCTGGAAGCGCCAAAACCCCGACAAGGTGACGCCGCTGGTGACCTACATGAGCGTGGTGACCTGGCTCATGTGGTGGCTGGCGACGACCGGCATCGTGCTCGAGATGGTGTTTTTGCTGCTGCCATGGTCGTTTGGGTTGATCGGCGGCGTCGACCCCGAACTCGCCCGCACGCTCTTCTGGTGGACGGGTCACCCCATCGTCTACTTCTGGGTGCTGCCGGCTTACGTCTCGTGGTACGCCCTGCTGCCCCGCCAAGCGGGGGGGGAGCTGGTGTCGGACTCGTTGGCACGGCTTGCGTTCATCATGTTTCTGCTCTTTTCGGTGCCTGTGGGCTTTCACCACCAGTTCACCGACCCCGGCGTGCCGGCGCCCTGGAAGATCACCCACTCCCTGCTGACCATGATGGTCGGTATCCCGAGCCTGCTCACCGCCTTTACCGTCGGCGCCTCTTTGGAGCTCGGCGGTCGGCGCCGCGGGGGGCGCGGGGTGCTCGGTTGGATCCCCAAGCTGCCCTGGCGCGACCCGTCGTTTACGGCGCAGGTTCTGGCCATGGTCTCGTTTATCTTCGGCGGCGCCGGCGGCATCGTGCTGGCTTCGTTCAACCTCAACATCTTGCTGCACAACACCGCCTGGGTGCCGGGGCACTTTCACATCACCGTCGGCACCGCGACCACGCTGACGTTTTTGGGGCTCACCTTCTGGCTCGTCCCGCACCTCACCAAAAAGCCGCTCTTCGCCCCACGCATGGCGCTCGCCTCGGCGTGGGCGTGGTTCGGTGGGATGATGATCTTCGCCTTTGGGATGCACTGGCAGGGCTACCTGGCGGTCCCGCGCCGCGCGCAGATCAGCGCCCTCACCGGCAACTGGGAGGGGGCGTACGCGAACGCCGCGGTGCCGATGTTCTTTACCGGTCTTAGCGGCGTGGTGCTGCTCACGGCCGTGCTGCTCTACTTCACGGTGCTGTTCGGCACCCTCTTCTCGCGCCGCAAGCTTCCCGACGGCGAGGTGCCGGCGATCCCATTTTCGCGCACCGTCGCCCTGCGCAGCGAGGGGGTGCTGCGGGTGATGGACACCCTGCGCGCCTGGTTCGCGTTGGCGGTGCTGCTGGTGATCGTCGCCTACGGCCCGACGGTCATCTCGATGTGGCTCGACCAGCTCCCGGTGCCGGGCGTGCGGTACTGGTAG
- a CDS encoding L-lactate permease: MALVAALPIALILVLMLGLRASAARAGVLGCAVAFAVAYLAFGYGTERVPLGVVTATLGVFAEALFATATILWIILPALCIHNLQLRTAQVEVLQRALAGLSGDPRVTALLVAWFFVLFVEGAAGFGTSVALAAPFLVAAGFGRVQAVVIALVGHAVGVSFGAVGTPIVPQAAATPYSAQELAAATGVYHALVGWVIPLLMMVLTTRALPEGGANGTKGGIWGWTLLAAALFLLPYTLLSRFVGPELPTLGGALFGGAAFVGVLRVRRPSPPGALPAGLARAGAPYLVLVAAVLVTRLVPPLRAALTSLELSWSFGPFAGSVQPLYHPGTMLFIGFALGAALQRAPREALRGAVSDALGRLAPVAVALVAMLALSRVMVHAEMIGALALAAAGIAGPLWPLLAPFVGVLGTFVTGSATASNILFTDFQRATALALELPALPLLGAQGFGAAVGNIVCPHNIIAAGATVALVGREGEVLARTLWVGLLYALLGGLLALFVFT; encoded by the coding sequence GTGGCGCTTGTTGCAGCGCTCCCCATCGCGCTCATCCTCGTCCTCATGCTCGGGTTGCGGGCCTCGGCGGCGCGCGCCGGGGTGCTGGGGTGCGCGGTGGCCTTCGCGGTGGCCTACCTGGCTTTCGGTTACGGCACCGAGCGCGTCCCTTTGGGCGTGGTGACGGCCACCCTCGGGGTGTTCGCCGAGGCGCTCTTTGCCACCGCGACGATTTTGTGGATCATCCTGCCGGCCCTTTGCATCCACAACCTCCAGCTCCGCACGGCCCAGGTCGAGGTGCTGCAGCGCGCGCTCGCGGGGCTCTCCGGCGACCCGCGCGTAACGGCGCTCTTAGTAGCCTGGTTTTTCGTCCTCTTCGTCGAGGGGGCGGCGGGGTTCGGCACCTCGGTGGCGCTCGCCGCCCCCTTTTTGGTGGCCGCCGGCTTCGGCCGCGTGCAGGCGGTCGTCATCGCGCTCGTCGGGCACGCCGTCGGGGTGTCGTTCGGGGCGGTCGGTACGCCGATCGTCCCGCAGGCGGCGGCGACCCCCTACAGCGCCCAGGAGCTCGCCGCCGCCACCGGGGTCTACCACGCGCTCGTCGGGTGGGTGATCCCGCTCCTCATGATGGTGCTCACCACCCGCGCGCTCCCCGAGGGCGGCGCCAACGGCACCAAGGGCGGCATCTGGGGGTGGACGCTGCTGGCGGCCGCGCTCTTTTTGCTCCCCTACACCCTCCTGTCGCGCTTCGTCGGCCCGGAGCTGCCGACGTTGGGCGGGGCGCTCTTCGGCGGCGCCGCGTTCGTCGGCGTCCTGCGGGTGCGGCGCCCCTCGCCGCCGGGCGCCCTGCCGGCGGGGCTCGCGCGCGCCGGGGCGCCCTACCTGGTGCTGGTCGCGGCGGTGCTCGTCACGCGGCTCGTGCCGCCCCTCCGGGCGGCCCTCACCAGCCTCGAGCTGAGCTGGAGCTTCGGCCCCTTCGCGGGGAGCGTGCAGCCGCTGTATCACCCCGGCACGATGCTCTTTATCGGTTTCGCCTTGGGGGCGGCGCTGCAGCGCGCACCCCGCGAGGCGCTCCGGGGGGCGGTCTCAGACGCCCTGGGGCGGCTCGCCCCGGTCGCGGTGGCGCTCGTCGCGATGCTCGCGCTTTCGCGCGTGATGGTCCACGCGGAGATGATTGGCGCCCTCGCGCTCGCCGCGGCGGGGATCGCTGGCCCCCTCTGGCCGCTTCTAGCCCCCTTCGTGGGGGTGCTGGGCACCTTCGTCACGGGGTCGGCGACGGCGTCGAACATCCTGTTTACCGACTTTCAGCGGGCGACGGCGCTCGCGTTAGAGCTGCCGGCGCTGCCGCTACTCGGCGCGCAGGGCTTTGGCGCGGCGGTCGGCAACATCGTCTGTCCGCACAACATCATCGCCGCGGGGGCGACCGTGGCGCTCGTCGGGCGCGAGGGGGAGGTGCTCGCCCGGACGCTCTGGGTGGGTCTACTCTACGCCCTGCTGGGGGGGCTGCTGGCGCTGTTCGTCTTTACGTGA
- the uraD gene encoding 2-oxo-4-hydroxy-4-carboxy-5-ureidoimidazoline decarboxylase yields the protein MPPLETLNAVSDAEFVALLGGVFEGSPWVAAGAAAGRPYASFEALHAAMVRVVEGAGEGAQLELLRAHPDLAGKAALAGEVSAASSAEQEGAGLDRLSEASLERFHALNARYRERFGFPFILAVRGHTAPSILASFEARLANTPEQERARALREVFRIAHFRLRDLITESPSS from the coding sequence ATGCCCCCTCTAGAGACGCTCAACGCCGTTTCCGACGCCGAGTTCGTCGCCCTTCTGGGCGGGGTGTTCGAGGGCTCGCCGTGGGTGGCCGCGGGCGCCGCCGCGGGGCGCCCCTACGCTTCTTTCGAGGCGCTCCACGCGGCCATGGTGCGCGTCGTCGAGGGGGCGGGGGAGGGGGCGCAGCTAGAGCTGCTGCGCGCGCACCCCGACCTCGCCGGCAAGGCGGCGCTCGCGGGGGAGGTGAGCGCGGCCTCGAGCGCCGAGCAGGAGGGCGCGGGTCTAGACCGGCTCTCCGAGGCGTCGTTGGAGCGCTTTCACGCGCTCAACGCCCGCTACCGCGAGCGCTTCGGCTTCCCCTTTATCCTGGCCGTCAGAGGGCACACGGCCCCGAGCATCCTGGCGTCTTTCGAGGCGCGCCTCGCTAACACCCCCGAGCAGGAGCGCGCGCGCGCCCTGCGTGAGGTCTTTCGCATCGCCCACTTCCGGCTCCGCGACCTCATCACCGAGTCACCTAGCTCATAG
- a CDS encoding universal stress protein, producing the protein MIERILMPLDGSAASAHTLPYGLALASACHAELTLLHVVVDPMAGLYALPPGMPYAPELASDLKWAGAALLAAAAARAQAAGIGVRTQLPNDDRPARAILAAAAAHDLTVLGSHSRLGLDRFFLGSATQEVLRRAEGPCLVVRLPDDMRAGACDAEFDAPALRHLLIALDGGPCGEAAVTQGLALARALRARVTLLHALEPAAAARDRAAAAALLAHAAGRAEAAGVTAAVALVEEEAGAAILTAERRADLTVMGACGLTARGPLGLGSVTERVLRASATPHLVVNRSLQTVREGRAERGRRAP; encoded by the coding sequence ATGATCGAGCGCATCTTGATGCCGCTTGACGGCTCCGCCGCCTCGGCGCACACCCTCCCCTACGGCTTGGCGCTAGCTAGCGCCTGCCACGCCGAGCTCACGCTGCTACACGTCGTGGTCGACCCCATGGCGGGCCTTTACGCCCTGCCACCGGGGATGCCCTACGCCCCCGAGCTGGCGAGCGACCTGAAGTGGGCGGGGGCGGCGCTGCTCGCCGCCGCCGCGGCGCGGGCACAAGCCGCCGGGATCGGGGTGCGCACCCAGCTCCCAAACGACGACCGGCCGGCGCGGGCCATCTTGGCGGCCGCGGCGGCGCACGACCTCACGGTCTTGGGGAGCCACAGCCGCCTAGGCTTGGACCGCTTTTTTCTGGGCTCGGCGACCCAAGAGGTGCTCCGCCGCGCCGAGGGCCCCTGTTTGGTGGTGCGCTTGCCCGACGACATGCGAGCGGGCGCTTGCGACGCCGAGTTTGATGCGCCCGCGTTGAGACACCTCCTCATCGCCCTCGACGGCGGTCCCTGCGGCGAGGCGGCCGTGACCCAAGGACTCGCCCTGGCGCGGGCGCTGCGCGCTCGGGTCACGCTGCTCCACGCGCTCGAGCCCGCTGCCGCGGCCCGCGACCGGGCCGCCGCGGCGGCCCTGTTGGCGCACGCCGCCGGGCGCGCCGAAGCGGCGGGCGTCACCGCGGCGGTAGCGCTCGTCGAGGAGGAGGCGGGGGCGGCGATCCTCACCGCCGAGCGCCGCGCCGACCTGACGGTGATGGGGGCGTGCGGCCTCACCGCGCGCGGCCCCTTGGGGCTCGGCTCGGTGACCGAACGGGTGCTGCGCGCCTCGGCGACACCCCACCTGGTGGTCAACCGCAGCCTCCAAACCGTTCGGGAGGGGCGCGCGGAGCGGGGACGCCGCGCCCCGTAA
- a CDS encoding 2-hydroxyacid dehydrogenase: MDLAIFSTKPYDRRFFEAANAEHGHGLHFFEPRLTPETASLAAGFTGVCAFVNDVLSAPVLRELAAGGTKLIALRSAGFNHVDLGAAQELGLTVARVPAYSPYAVAEHALALILTLNRKTHRAFNRVREGNFALDGLLGFDLHGKTVGVVGTGKIGLIFARIAAGFGCEVLAYDPYPNPEARARYVPLPELLGAADIVSLHCPLTPETYHLIGKEAVAQMKPGAMLINTSRGALVDTRAVIHGLKSGQIGALGLDVYEEEADLFFEDLSDRVIQDDVFTRLLTFPNVLITGHQGFFTVEALDNIAHTTLRNVTAFETGAGELHRVAVDTAHA; encoded by the coding sequence ATGGACCTCGCCATCTTTAGCACCAAGCCTTACGACCGCCGCTTTTTCGAGGCCGCCAACGCCGAGCACGGCCACGGGCTGCACTTTTTTGAGCCCCGCTTAACGCCGGAGACCGCTTCGCTCGCCGCCGGGTTTACGGGCGTGTGCGCTTTTGTCAACGACGTCTTAAGCGCGCCCGTCTTGCGCGAACTGGCCGCGGGCGGCACGAAGCTCATCGCGCTGCGCTCGGCGGGCTTTAACCACGTCGACTTGGGCGCGGCGCAGGAGCTGGGCCTCACCGTCGCCCGCGTGCCCGCCTACTCGCCTTACGCCGTCGCCGAGCACGCGCTCGCTCTTATCCTCACCCTCAACCGCAAAACCCACCGCGCCTTTAACCGGGTGCGTGAGGGCAACTTCGCCCTCGACGGGCTTTTGGGTTTTGACCTGCACGGCAAAACGGTCGGGGTGGTCGGCACCGGCAAGATCGGCCTCATCTTCGCGCGGATCGCCGCGGGGTTTGGCTGCGAGGTGCTCGCCTACGACCCCTACCCGAACCCCGAGGCGCGCGCCCGCTACGTCCCCCTCCCCGAGCTTTTGGGGGCCGCGGACATCGTCTCGCTCCACTGCCCGCTCACCCCCGAGACGTACCACCTCATCGGCAAAGAGGCGGTCGCGCAGATGAAACCGGGGGCGATGCTGATCAACACGAGCCGCGGCGCGTTGGTCGACACGCGGGCGGTGATCCATGGGCTCAAGTCGGGGCAGATCGGCGCGCTCGGTCTAGACGTCTACGAGGAGGAGGCCGACCTCTTTTTCGAGGACCTCTCCGACCGGGTCATCCAAGACGACGTCTTTACCCGCCTGCTGACGTTTCCCAACGTGCTGATCACCGGCCACCAGGGGTTTTTCACCGTCGAGGCGCTTGACAACATCGCCCACACGACGCTGCGCAACGTCACTGCCTTTGAGACGGGGGCGGGCGAGCTGCACCGCGTCGCCGTCGACACCGCGCACGCGTAA
- a CDS encoding superoxide dismutase translates to MKLPTTRAETLTGALHRRVSRRGVLKLGALALVAQSFGWGAAAPGRPAAPSLSDLDAELGVYPFALPELPYPYDALAPAIDAETMRLHHEAHHRSYVERLNAALADVPEFHGLPFSRLLIDLTALPTALGTAVRNHGGGHLNHTLWWGWLEPGGPAAPPSALRRALEGAFGSTESFRERLLGAAAAHFGSGWAWLVLDAAGRLRVRTTRNQDSPVMDGELPVLGVDVWEHAYYLTYRNRRGEYLENLWRLVNWDAVARAYERAEAASKARGWVG, encoded by the coding sequence ATGAAGCTACCTACGACGCGCGCCGAAACCTTGACCGGCGCCCTGCACCGCCGGGTGAGCCGCCGAGGGGTGCTGAAACTCGGCGCGCTCGCCCTCGTGGCCCAGAGCTTCGGTTGGGGGGCGGCCGCGCCGGGGCGCCCCGCGGCGCCCAGCCTGAGCGACCTCGACGCCGAGCTCGGCGTCTACCCCTTTGCGCTCCCCGAGCTGCCCTACCCCTACGACGCGCTGGCGCCCGCTATCGACGCCGAGACCATGCGGCTGCACCACGAGGCGCACCACCGGAGCTACGTCGAGCGCCTTAACGCGGCGCTCGCCGACGTGCCGGAGTTTCACGGGCTGCCCTTTTCACGGCTCCTCATCGACCTCACCGCCCTGCCGACGGCGCTCGGGACGGCCGTGCGCAACCACGGCGGCGGGCACCTCAACCACACGCTCTGGTGGGGTTGGCTCGAGCCCGGCGGCCCTGCAGCGCCGCCGAGCGCCCTGCGGCGCGCGCTCGAGGGGGCGTTCGGCTCCACCGAGAGCTTCCGGGAGCGCCTCTTGGGGGCGGCGGCGGCGCACTTCGGCTCCGGTTGGGCGTGGCTCGTCCTCGACGCTGCGGGGCGTCTGCGGGTGCGCACCACGCGCAACCAGGACAGCCCCGTGATGGACGGCGAGCTGCCCGTGCTCGGCGTCGACGTCTGGGAGCACGCCTACTACCTCACCTACCGCAACCGGCGCGGCGAATACCTCGAGAACTTGTGGCGCCTCGTCAACTGGGACGCGGTCGCGCGCGCCTACGAGCGGGCGGAGGCGGCCTCCAAAGCGCGCGGCTGGGTTGGCTAG
- a CDS encoding histidine kinase: protein MSETLKTPFEKLGAEMLARMFEVAAHGLALLDADGRFLHINARGCAILGRPYEALRASTLLGCVSAATRIEAQRWFASSLRGGAETRDLEVAHPCGSRTRVVSCFCVPVTLEDETAGLLALHDVTESRRAEREAHTLSRVASSLGAGASVYEASSAIARWVVKTSGAAAAAVVLFQGDLSRGYVTGSYGLPRGFGAACRAGLAAGRPPLTGRAILAGEGASVVRGARAAHLADPAFAELRPALQGAPWDTLVSVPLRLRAQTLGVLLAYFPEGYEVESERDFLGRLAGQCVLAIENARLLADAQDSAALEERQRLARELHDSVSQALYGIALGSKSALSLLKTHPERVEERLQYVLAMAEAAMSEMRALIFELRPEMLEAEGLGGALTKLAAAAQARHHLEATCHVSGEPPLPMKHKSALYRVAQEALHNVVKHARSRRVSLSLSTENGVVRLEVCDDGVGFDPTARFSGRLGLSSMRERVEALQGTLEIASAPGRGTRLLATLPLPE from the coding sequence TTGAGTGAGACGCTCAAAACGCCCTTCGAAAAGCTCGGGGCCGAGATGCTCGCGCGGATGTTCGAGGTGGCCGCGCACGGGCTCGCGCTCCTAGACGCCGACGGGCGCTTTTTGCACATCAACGCGCGCGGCTGCGCGATTTTGGGCCGCCCCTACGAGGCGCTGCGCGCCAGCACCCTGCTTGGGTGCGTAAGCGCCGCGACCCGCATCGAGGCGCAGCGCTGGTTCGCGAGCTCCCTGCGCGGGGGCGCGGAGACGCGCGACCTCGAGGTCGCGCACCCTTGCGGGAGCCGCACGCGCGTCGTCTCCTGCTTCTGCGTCCCGGTCACCTTGGAAGACGAGACCGCCGGGCTCCTGGCGCTCCACGACGTCACCGAAAGCCGCCGCGCCGAACGCGAAGCGCACACCCTCTCGCGGGTCGCCTCGAGCCTCGGCGCGGGCGCTTCGGTCTACGAGGCCTCGAGCGCCATCGCCCGCTGGGTGGTCAAGACGAGCGGCGCCGCGGCGGCCGCCGTGGTGCTCTTTCAGGGGGACCTAAGCCGCGGTTACGTCACCGGCTCCTACGGCTTGCCGCGCGGCTTCGGCGCGGCCTGCCGCGCGGGGCTGGCAGCCGGGCGGCCGCCCCTGACGGGCCGCGCGATCCTCGCCGGCGAGGGGGCGAGCGTCGTGCGCGGCGCGCGCGCGGCGCACCTCGCCGACCCCGCCTTCGCCGAGCTGCGCCCCGCCCTGCAAGGAGCCCCGTGGGACACCCTGGTGAGCGTGCCCTTGCGGCTGCGCGCCCAGACGCTCGGGGTGCTCCTGGCCTACTTCCCCGAGGGCTACGAGGTCGAAAGCGAGCGCGACTTTTTGGGGCGCCTAGCGGGGCAGTGCGTGCTGGCGATCGAGAACGCGCGGCTTTTAGCCGACGCCCAAGACAGCGCCGCGCTCGAGGAGCGCCAGCGCCTCGCCCGCGAGCTGCACGACTCGGTCTCGCAGGCGCTCTACGGCATCGCGCTGGGCTCCAAAAGCGCCCTGAGCCTCCTTAAAACGCACCCCGAACGGGTCGAGGAGCGGCTGCAGTACGTGCTCGCCATGGCCGAGGCGGCGATGAGCGAGATGCGCGCGCTGATCTTCGAGCTGCGCCCCGAGATGCTCGAGGCCGAAGGCTTGGGGGGGGCGCTCACCAAGCTCGCCGCCGCCGCGCAGGCGCGCCACCACCTCGAGGCCACGTGCCATGTCAGCGGCGAACCGCCGCTGCCCATGAAGCACAAGAGCGCCCTCTACCGCGTCGCCCAGGAGGCGCTCCACAACGTCGTTAAACACGCGCGCTCGCGCCGCGTGTCGCTCAGCCTCAGCACCGAGAACGGGGTGGTGAGGCTTGAGGTCTGCGACGACGGCGTCGGCTTCGACCCGACGGCGCGCTTTAGCGGGCGCTTGGGGCTGTCGTCGATGCGCGAACGCGTCGA
- a CDS encoding c-type cytochrome, which yields MAEYPNPEPYRDAHPGAAPDPQREAHEEPHHDATHEAIARWERRWLNAAGLLLVLFLVLIAYSLATEGGHIAQRSGRAAPDQLTALELFANPGVTVTNLGAGRPPEVQVSVVAQSYAFNPSEILLPVGAVATFYLTSRDTQHGFQVEGTNINVQLIPGEISRFTYTFRDAGVYRVTCNEYCGIGHHNMLGTIRVLYPEQLAAAQDPAGAQEAALAIGEGVYAANCAGCHGASGEGVAGAFPPLADGHAAALAAADRNYLPNVLLYGLAGPITVRGTVYNGQMPAWSALSDEEIAETINYLLASWGNAEAQPGDPYTADEIAAARATPRSPQEVHAERHALALE from the coding sequence GTGGCCGAGTACCCCAACCCCGAACCCTACCGCGACGCGCACCCCGGCGCGGCCCCCGATCCGCAGCGCGAAGCCCACGAGGAGCCGCACCACGACGCGACGCACGAGGCGATCGCCCGTTGGGAGCGCCGTTGGCTCAACGCCGCGGGGCTGCTGCTGGTGCTGTTTCTCGTGCTGATCGCCTACTCGCTCGCGACCGAGGGGGGACACATCGCGCAGCGCAGCGGGCGCGCGGCGCCCGATCAACTGACCGCGCTCGAGCTCTTCGCCAACCCCGGCGTCACGGTGACGAACCTGGGCGCGGGGCGGCCGCCCGAGGTGCAAGTCAGCGTGGTCGCGCAGTCGTACGCCTTTAACCCCTCCGAGATCCTCTTGCCGGTGGGCGCCGTGGCCACCTTTTACCTGACCTCCCGCGACACCCAGCACGGTTTTCAGGTCGAGGGGACCAACATCAACGTGCAGCTCATCCCCGGGGAGATCTCGCGCTTTACCTACACCTTCCGCGACGCCGGCGTCTACCGCGTGACCTGCAACGAGTACTGCGGCATCGGCCACCACAACATGCTCGGCACCATCCGCGTGCTCTACCCCGAACAGCTCGCCGCCGCGCAGGACCCCGCGGGGGCGCAGGAGGCCGCTCTGGCGATCGGCGAGGGGGTCTACGCGGCCAACTGCGCGGGCTGCCACGGCGCCTCTGGTGAGGGCGTCGCCGGCGCCTTTCCGCCCCTTGCCGACGGGCACGCCGCCGCGCTCGCCGCGGCCGATCGCAACTACCTCCCCAACGTGCTGCTCTACGGCCTCGCGGGCCCGATCACCGTCCGCGGAACCGTCTACAACGGCCAGATGCCCGCCTGGTCGGCCTTGTCGGACGAGGAGATCGCCGAGACCATCAACTACCTCCTCGCCTCGTGGGGGAACGCCGAGGCGCAGCCGGGGGACCCGTACACCGCCGACGAGATCGCCGCGGCCCGCGCGACCCCGCGCTCGCCGCAGGAAGTGCACGCCGAGCGCCACGCGCTGGCGCTCGAGTAG
- a CDS encoding rhodanese-like domain-containing protein translates to MRAVTLEALLAAAEAGAAVFDLRPAPSHLAGAVPLSLEALQRGALPDLPPETPVYLVCARGQVSELAGLYLEAAGFTNVHHLVGGLRAWVGRD, encoded by the coding sequence GTGCGCGCGGTGACGCTGGAGGCGCTGCTGGCGGCGGCGGAGGCGGGGGCGGCGGTCTTCGACCTGCGCCCCGCGCCGTCCCACCTAGCGGGCGCCGTCCCCTTGAGCCTCGAGGCGCTGCAGAGAGGCGCGCTGCCCGACCTGCCCCCGGAGACCCCCGTGTACCTCGTCTGCGCGCGGGGTCAGGTCTCGGAGCTCGCGGGGCTCTACCTCGAGGCGGCCGGGTTTACAAACGTGCACCACCTCGTGGGCGGCCTGCGGGCGTGGGTGGGGCGCGATTGA